TCTTTTTGCGCAGGACTCAGTTTATAATTATACTGGAACAGCGCACCTTCAAAATCGCCGTATGACGGGTTAGGGATTACGATGTAGCGGCTGCCAAATTCTTTTTGCAGTTTTTGGGTTATCGCCGTGCGGTTTTCTTCGGTAGGATGATTATCATACAGCATATTAAAATCGGGCAGGTTATCGCCGCAAAGCAGTAAGATCTCATGCGTTTTTAATACTTCCTGGCGGCGATCTTCTTTACTGGAGTTGCCGTTTTTTAAAAACAAATGCTCATCGTTGGCATTGGGCATGGCGTATTTCTGCAGATTGTACAGTGTGGCGCCACGCTCGTTCTCGTTACGGTTGGTGATATAGTAAATGGTGATACCTTTTGAGGCCGCATATTTAAAAAAGGCTGGTGCACCGGGCACGGTATCGGCCTGGGCCTTATCTGTCCACTGTTTCCAGGTTTTATCGCTGTAATCTGCATTTTTCAGACCTTGTGCAGCATCGTAAGGACTATTATCCAACAAAGTTTCGTCAATATCGGTCACAATGGCCAGCGGCTTGGTACTTACCTTTTTTACGCCTTCGTCTACACGCTGTTTGGCAATGTTATACGCCTGAAAACATAATGCCCTATATTCGGCCGCCCTTTGCTGCCATAAAGACGCCCATATTTTACCATCGTTGGTAATGGATGTATTGCCATTAACAGCTGATGCTGCATTGGCTGTAGAAGGGGCAGTTGTAGTGGTTACTTTTTTTGATGCGCAAGCGCCGAGCACTAAAAGGGCTGGTATTAAATAGCAATAGCTTTTTTTCATTTTTTGAGCATAAACCAATAGAATGTCATGCTGAACTTGTTTCAGCACCTCACATACAAGGCTTACCGTATGCTGGCTACCTGTGCTGTGAGATCCCGAAATAAATTCGGGATGACCAATATATTAGACTTTTATAAAAGTTCGGGCTTAATTTTATCCTTGAACTCCTTGGCAAATTTATTCAGTTTTGGCTGGATCACAAATGCACAGTACGATTTATTAGGATTATCGTTAAAATAGTTCTGATGATAATCTTCCGCCGAATAAAACTCACTGGCCGGGGTAATTTCTGTAACTATCGGATCATCAAAAACATGTTCATTGGTCAATGTTTTGATCATAGCTTCCGATGCCTGTTTCTGCTCATGGGTATAGTAAAATATAGCCGAGCGGTATTGTGTGCCCACATCATTACCCTGACGGTTTAACGTAGTAGGATTGTGCGTTTTGAAAAACACCAATAGTAATTCATCAAATGAAATTACGTCGGCATCATACTCCAGGTGTATCACCTCAGCATGGCCGGTGGCGCCGGTACAAACCTGCTCATAAGTAGGGTTTAAAACCTTACCACCCATATAGCCGGATGTTACTGAGATTACACCTTTAAGTGATTGAAATACAGCTTCGGTGCACCAAAAGCAACCGTTGCCAAATGTTATTTTTTGTATGTTCATGCTATTTATAAACGAAGTTAATACTTGTTTGGTTTATGCAGATAATGGCCTCTTTGAAAATGTCATTCAAATTACTAAATTAGTAATTACACATTCACTAAACCCTAAATTCATGAAAATTGCAGTATTAATTGCCCGCATTTTGCTGGGCCTCATCTTTGTGGTATTTGGTCTTCATTTCTTTTTCCATTTTTCCTTTATGCCGGCCCCAACGCCCATGCCCGAAAAAGCACAAGCCTTTACCGGCGGCCTTTATGGTTCCGGTTATTTTTTACAGTACATGAAAGTGATTGAAATTACAAGCGGCCTGGCTATACTGGTTAACCGCTTTACCGCTTTCTTTTTGCTCATCCTGTTTCCGATAACGTTAAACATATTCCTGTTTCATGCTATTTTAGTACCATCGGGCATACCCGTTGCAGCTGTTATTATTATACTGCACTTATTTTTGGCTTTTGCCTACCGTAAATATTACGCCAGCCTATTTACGGCTGTGCCAACCATATCATAAACCATATACAAACAAAAAAGCCGCCCGATATATGTCGGGAGGCTTTTTGTTTATTGACTCTTTTGCGCTTGTTGCATGGGGTTTGGCCCGGCAGTAACGCCTCTTGGCAAACTTTGCTGCTTAAATAGCTCAAACCTTGATGGCTGGTATTCGCGTGGCCAGCTATTATTGCTTTCGTCAATATCGGCGGTTTCGCGGTATGGGTCGAGTTTAATGCCTTTTACCTCTTTAGTTTTGGCAAAAACCTTGGTGATCTTATTTTCATTTTTACGCCAGATGTAGGCTGATATTTTTTCAACCTCCTTGGTGCCATCGGCATAGGTCCACTCAATAATTAAAGGGGTAACCAGGCCGCCTTTGTTACTGAAGCTAACCTCGTAAAAGTAGTTCTTGCTATCGTACAGTTTCTTTTCGGCTGGGGTAGCAGCATTGTACATGGCCTGGTAACTTTGTGTAGTGGCTGGCGTTGCTGCGAAACGATCCCACTTACTGTAAAAATCCTGCAGGGAAGTATCAGCCTCTACCGCGAACCGGGTACCCGCTTCTTTATTACGGGTGGTGCTGATGTTTTCGAGGTTACGATCATATTGTGCCCGATCGGCAGTAGCTTCCACAGCCGGATTTTTGGTATTGAGGCGATAATATTTTACACTGTCGATAGATACGTCGACAGGATCAGTTCCGTAGAACCATCCGCGCCAGAACCAATCCAGGTCAACTGCCGAGGCATCTTCCATCGTACGGAAAAAGTCGGCTGGTGTTGGATGTTTAAAGGCCCAGCGATGCGCGTAGGTTTTAAAGGCATAGTCAAACAGTTCGCGGCCCATCACGGTTTCGCGCAGGATATTTAAAGCGGTTGCCGGTTTTGAGTAAGCGTTGGGGCCAAACATCACAATATTCTCGGAGTTGGTCATGATAGGCTCTAACTGATCTTTCGGCATCTTCATGTAATCAACAATCTTATAAGCCGGACCGCGTTGTGACGGGTAGCGGCTATCCCACTCCTGCTCGGCCATATACTGGCAAAAGGTATTCAGCCCCTCGTCCATCCAGGTCCACTGGCGCTCGTCGGAGTTTACAATCATCGGGAAAAAGTTATGCCCAACTTCATGGATAATTACACCGATCATACCGTTTTTGGTGGCCTCGCTGTATGTACCATCCTTTTCGGCGCGACCATAATTAAAGCAGATCATCGGGTATTCCATACCGTTGGAGGCTTCTACAGAAATAGCTACCGGGTAAGGATATGGGAAGGTATGCTTGGAATAAGTTTTCAAAGTGTGCGCTACCACCTTGGTGGAATATTTGCGATAAAGCGGATATGCCTCGGGGCCATAGTACGACATGGCCATCACTTTTTTGCCACCATCAATCTGGGTACTCATAGCATCCCAAACTATCCGGCGTGAGGATACCCAGGCAAAATCGCGTACGTTTTCGGCGTGGAAGGTCCAGGTTTTGCGTGCCGATGCATGATTTTTCATGGCCTGTTTTACCTCATCCAGCGTAACTATCTCTTGCGGTGTAGTTGCAGACTGTGCGGCGTTCCAGCGTTTCAACTGCGCTGCGGTAAGGGTTTGTGCATAGTTAGAGCATTGACCGGTACCACCTACAATATGATCAGCAGGTACATTCATGCTCACTTTAAAATCACCAAAGGTTAAAGCAAACTCACCACGACCGGTGAACTGTTTGTTTTGCCAGCCCTGAAAATCGCTATAAACAGCCATACGCGGATACCATTGTGTCATGGTATACAGATAGTTACCATCCTCCGGAAAATATTCGTAACCGCCACGGCCACCAATAGTTAAGCGATCTGATATATTATACCACCAGTTAATTTTAAAGCGAAATTTTTGTCCCGGCTGCAAAGTAACCGGAAGCTCAACACGCATCATAGTTTGGTTAATGGTATAGTTGAGCGCGGTGCCATTGGCATCTTTAACGCTCACAATGTGGTTACCCAGATCAAGATCATGCCCCATAATGCCCTGCAACTGACGGATGGTCATTTTGCTTTGCATTTTGCTTTCATCAAACTTGGCGCTTTCTGCATCCTTTTTATGCTCGTTCTCATCCAGCTGCAGCCACAGATAGGTAAGCGGATCGGGCGAATTGTTGGTATAGGTGATGGTTTCGTTACCATCTAAACGCTGCTTATCATCGTTAAGCGTGGCACTGATTTCGTAATCGGCCTTTTGCTGCCAGTATTTTGGACCGGGAGCGCCCGAAGCCGAGCGGTACTCGTTTGGCGTAGAGATCATGGTACCCAGTTGCTCAAAACGGTTACCGTGATTAGAGCCAGGGTTATTATCATACTGCGCCCAGGCGGCAGATGTTAATAGCGTACAGGAAAATAATGCGAAGTAAAATTTATTCATCTGAATTTTATGAGTAAAAAGCGTTCAATGCACATGATAAAAGCAATTCCAAATATAGCCGACGAAAGGAACATTGTCCACTCACGCTGTGGTGTTTTGGCAAATTTGATTAATAAATAAGAGATAAGTAACGCAGATATTACAATTAGCACCTGCCCAAACTCCAGCCCCAGGTTAAAAGCAAACAGCTGCGCGGTAATATTACTGCTGCTCCCCAGCAAACTTTTGAGGTAATTAGAGAAACCCATACCATGTATCAGTCCGAAAAAAAGCGCCAGCGTATAGTTAAGGCGCATGGTGGTTACCGTGCGTTTTTTATTGAATACATTTACCAAACTGGTAAAAACAATGGTTACGGGTATCAGGAATTCAATAAGAGAGGTGTTGATATGGATGATATTTAAAACACTTAATGCCAGCGTGATAGAATGACCAATAGTAAAGGCTGTAACCAGCACAAGTACCTTGCGCCAGTCGGCCAGCAGATAAGTTCCGCACAGTACGGTTACAAACAAAATATGGTCGTATCCTTCCCAGTTGCAGATGTGCTGCCACCCCAGTTCAAAGTATAAAGAAAAATCAGTCATGTAGTCAAATTCGCAATTGCGAATAAAATTAACGTTTTTTGCGTAAAGCAAAACTATTTAACGCAATTATGTTGCAATTAATAATTATCAGCTGGCTCAGCTTCTTCCATCCCTTTTATGTGAGCGTTACTGAAATTAACCATAATGCCCATACGCAGGCGGTTGAGGTAAGCTGCCGCATATTTTATGATGATTTAGAACGTACGCTGGAGAAACAATACCACACCCATGTAGATATTGTAAAGCCTGCCGATAAAAACAAAATGAACCAGCTGCTAAGTGATTATATTAAAAAGCACCTCATCATTAAAGCCGATGGCAAACCACTCGCGTTAAGCTACGTGGGCTACGAAATTCAGGAAGATGCCGCATGGGCTTATTTTGAAATTAAAGGCATTAACAAGGTTAAAAAGTTTGAGGTACATGACGATCTGCTGTTTACCGAACACCCGGAACAGATCAATATGCTGCATGTAACCGTAGGCGGCCAACGCAAAAGCACCAAACTAAGCAACCCGGATAGCGACGCGGCATTTGAGTTTTAAAGAGGGATCAAAGAGCAAGAACAAAGGACTATCAGACTAAAGAATTGTCATGCTGAACGTAGCGAAGCATCTATTGTTCGCCATGCATGTTTAAGAGCAGATCCTTCGCTTCGCTCAGGATGACAGAAAGTTTTTTTATCCTTTATCTTTTTATCCTTGCTCTTTGATCCTTTTTCACTCTTCCTTCTTCAAAATCCCTTTTGCTACACTTTCATCAATCAGCGTTTTGGCAAAATCCCAAAGGGTTTCTGAGCCTTGCTGTATGATGCTTTTCTTTTGCACTACTTTATCATAACTAACGTTATGCTCTTTCCAGGTTCCTCCATTGTTGGATATGTTTTGAAGCAATGGCTCCAAGCGATCCATTGCGCGGGCAAATTTGGCTTCCGGGGTTTCACCAGCCTCAAATTCTTCCCATATGGCAGTAAATTCTTCGGCTTGTTCTGTTGGTAACAGACCGAAAATCCTTTCAGCAGCTTTACGCTCAGCTTCGGTATTGGTGTGATTGAGTACCGTATCGTACAAAAAAACATCACCGGCATCAATCTCTACTACGTCATGTATCAGCAGCATTTTGATCACTTTAAGCGTGTTTACAGGTTCGTTGGAGTGTTCGGCCAGAACCATAGTCATCACTGCTAAGTGCCAGCTGTGCTCGGCGTCGTTCTCGTTCCTGTCGCTGTTAAAAAGGCGGGTTTTACGCTGGATGTATTTTACTTTGTCTATTTCGTGGATAAAAGCCACTTGTTGGATGAGATGCTCAAAATTCATATCTATTGTTTAAGCATTGCAAATATAACTCATATTTAAATTTATCCAGCTGTTATTAATGAAAAAGAAACAGGATACAATTTGATTTGTTAAACAGATTATAACCTAAAAATTAAGCATTTTTTGTACTATCTGGTACATCCTAATTCACAAAAATTGCTGTAACTTGCTTGCATATTAGTTAACTTTTCTAAAAATAATTGCCGTTGACGTATGACCGTATTAGAAAACGAGTTTCTTAAAGTAGCCATTGATTTGAAGGGCGCGCAGCTCAGTTCATTTTATAACAAGCAAACGGGTATTGAACACCTTTGGCAAGCCAACCCTGATATTTGGCCCTGGCATTCGCCCAATCTGTTCCCGGTTGTGGGCGGTTTGATCAACAACCAGTTATTGGTTGAGGGTCAGCCATACGAAATGGGAAGGCATGGCTTTGCACGGCAATCAGAATTTATTTTGCTGGAAGCCGATGAAGTATCAGCTAGTTTCTCGCTCCCTTACTGCGAAAAAACCTTGCAGGTATATCCGTACAAATTTGATTACCAGGTTTTATATATGCTCATCGATAACTCGTTGAGGGTTACGCATAAGGTGATCAACCTGGATAAAAAGACCATCTACTTTTCGGTTGGTGCCCATCCAGCCTTTAACATACCGTTTTTTAAGGATGAAAATTATGAGGATTATTACCTTGAATTTGAAACCGACGAGCACCTGGAAGCCAATATGCTATCGGCTGATGGCTTTTTTACCGGCGAAACCCATCCCGTGGCTACACCTGGCAATAAACTTCACTTAACCCGCCATTTATTTGATGCTGATGCCCTTGTTTTTAAACAGCTCAACTCACGCATGGTGAGTATCAAAAGTAAAAAGCATGATCAGTCTGTTTCGGTAGAATTTCCACACTATAATTACTTAGGTGTATGGGCTAAACCTGGTGCCGATTTTGTGTGTATTGAACCCTGGCTGGGTTGTGCCGATACGCAGGATCACCACGTAAACATCAACAAAAAAGAAGCTATACAAACCCTGCATGCGGGCCATGTTTTTGAGGCTCCTTATTTTATTAGTCTTTAGGCAGGATTTTTGCAGCAAAAAATAGAAAAAGCGGTAAAACATTTTTGCTGCTTTTTTATTTTACAATAATTAAACACAACACGCTATTAAAACTAATTAACATGAAAAAGAAAATTTATCTTATCGCCCTCACTATGCTGCTTTCAGTCGCGGCATTTAACAGCTACGCATCTACCGCTACAGACGGTGCTTTAACTATATTGAGTAAGGAACAAATAGCCAGTATGACTACTGAGCAAAAAGAAGCCCGTGTAGAAGAGATTAAAGCCAGGGTGAACGAAATTAAAGCTATGGATAAATCGGAGCTTACCAAGCAAGATCGCAAGGAGTTACGTACCGAACTTAAAGGCTTAAAACATGAAGCCAACGCATTGGGCGGCGGTGGCATTTATCTTTCTTTAGGTGCTATTATCATTATCATTTTAGTATTGATCCTGATACTGTAATCTTTTATATAAAACAAAAAAGCCTCTTGTTATAAACATGAGGCTTTTTTTGTGTCTAAAATAACCCTAACTGGCCTTTATCATCCAACTGGATGTCGTCTGGGTTAGTGATCTCAAAGTCTACTTTTTTATGAACTTCTTTGGGTTGATCATCCGATGGTTCCGCTTCTTTGTCCTCTGGTTCTTTCGGTTCCTGTTTTGGAGCTGCTGGCTGTACCGGGGATGCCTGCCATTTAGCTTTAGGCTGAACAATTTCCGGTTCGGATTCATCGCCCGATAGCTGATCAACAGGTTCCTCTGCACCTGCTTCTTCATCTAATTCGGTTTCCGGTTCTTCTGTATCAACGGGCTCATCCACGCCTTCGCTATCGGCTATCAGTTCCACTGATTTTACCGGGAATTGCGACAGCCGGTTACCCATAGCCTTCATCCCTTTTACATCAATCAGTTCGGCCAGATTTACTTCAATCGTTTCAGGGGTCTGATCTTTACCTTTCAGTTGAACCACACTCACCAGAGGTGATTCTTTAGCCATCAATATCAGTTTTGATCCGGCTTCTTCACTGATGATACTTACCTGTTTGCCTAAAGCTATAAGTTCAAACGAGAAACGCTTTACCATATAGTTTTTTGATTTGCCATCCAGGTGGATAACCGAGTAAACTTTCTTGGGGTTGTACTTTTCAATCAGGATCATCTTATCATCAAAGTGATTATTCAGATCAAAACTGGTCAATTCATATACACCGTTACTCAGCACATTCAATATCCGGTCATCACCATCAAATTCGCCCAGGTATTTACCGCGGCTATCGGCATTCAGGCGTTTAAGGATATCGTCGTACCAGATCTTACGACCAGCCAGTGTTGATATACCTTTACTTTTCAGGATGATCTTTTTAACCGGGTATTTGGTAATAATGTTACCCATAGAACCACGGCCTTTGATAGCCAGGGTGGCAAAATCTTCATCAAACTGCAGTTTTTTGAGTTTGGAGTGCGGTTTTAGCTGCACGTTCACTACCTCGGCCTCGCCGTTAGGATTAGCGCTAAAATATAATACCTTGGTGCCTTTGGTTCCTTTAGTGAGGTCGTATTCCTTATCGCGGGTTACACCCACCACCGAGAAGCGTTTGATATAGCTGATACCGCTCGTGCCATCCTTATAGATCATGTTGTACACGGTGCGCTCGTCATTCTTTTTAAATACAGCCACGTGAATGATCTCTTTACCCACAAACACCTTGTCCTGCACTTTGGTGATGATACAGCGCCCGTCGGCACGGAAAACAATGATCTCGTCGATATCCGAGCAATCGCCCACCAGTTCATCCTTTTTAAGGCCCGAACCTATAAAGCCATCCTCGCGGTTAACATAAAGCTTTACGTTAGCCAATGCTACTTGGGCAGCTTCTACCTTATCAAAGGTGCGCAGCTCGGTTTTACGTTCCCGGTCTTTACCATATTTCTCTTTCAGCTTTTCAAACCAGGCAATGGTATAATCGGTGAGGTGTTTGAGATGGTGTTTCACCTGCTTGATCTCATTCTCCAATGTTTTCATCAGCTCATCCGCTTTTTTAACGTCAAAGCGGGTGATGCTGCTCATGGGTTTATCGATCAGCTTTTTATAATCCTCGGGTAATATCTCCCGGTAAAACTGCGGGAAGAAAGGCTCAAACAAACGGTTCAATACCTCCAACACAGCTTCAAAATTGCCTGAGTTTTCGTATTCGGGGTGTTTGTACATCCCCTCCTGTATAAATATTTTAAGTAATGAACTGAAGAAGATCCGTTCCATCAACTCCTTCAGCCTGATCTCCAGTTCCTGCTTCAGCAAATCTTTTGTAAAAAAAGTGCTTTCATTAAGCATATCATTTACACTCATGAACCGCGGCTTATCATCCTGGATAACGCAGGTATTTGGCGATATAGACACCTCGCAATCAGTAAAAGCATACAACGCGTCGATAGTTACATCGGGCGAAATACCGGGTGCCAGGTGAATAATTATCTCGACATTCTGCGCAGTATTATCTTCGATCTTTTTGATCTTGATCTTACCCTTATCATTGGCCGATATCACACTATCGATCAAACTGCCGGTAGTGGTCGAGAATGGGATCTCGGTAATAGCCAGCGTTTTTTTATCGCGCTCTACAATTTTGGCACGCACCCGGATCTTGCCACCGCGCTGCCCTTCATTATATAACGAAGCATCGGCCATACCACCTGTAGGAAAATCGGGCAGCAGGTTTGGTCGCTCGCCTTTCAATACGGCGATTGATGCATCCAACAGTTCAATAAAATTATGCGGTAATATTTTAGTAGCCAAACCTACCGCAATACCTTCGGCGCCCTGTGCCAGCAGCAAAGGGAATTTTACCGGCAGCGTAATAGGCTCCTTGTTACGCCCGTCATAGCTGGCCTGCCAAACGGTGGTATCAGCATTAAAAACAACGTCAAGCGCAAATTTCGACAGGCGCGCTTCAATATAACGTGGTGCCGCGGCCGAATCGCCGGTTACGGGATCGCCCCAGTTACCCTGGCAATCAATCAGCAGGTTCTTTTGCCCTATCTGTACCATGGCATCGCCAATAGAGGCATCACCATGCGGGTGATACTTCATGGTATTACCTATTACGTTGGCCGCTTTGTTAAAACGTCCGTCGTCCATTTCTTTCAGGGAGTGCAGTATCCGGCGCTGTACGGGTTTTAACCCATCATTAATATGCGGAACGGCACGGTCGAGAATTACGTAAGAAGCATAATCCAGGAACCAGTTTTCGTATAACCCGTCGAGTGAGGTAACATTATGTAATTTTTGTTCATTGCTGTCGGGGATATCGTTTTGATTCAGATCTTCACTCATTATATGCTAAAAAACTTTTGGATGGGTAAAGATAAAAAATTATGCGCGGATGTGCCGACGACGGATTTGCACATTTTGGATTTTGTTAACAATTGGGGATACTTACAAACAAGCGCAAGGCTACGAATTATTCTTAAACTAGCGTACTATTTTGTCAAAAAGTGGGTTTACATGGTTTACACTTTTTACGGTTTAAATTGATTTAATTATTTGACTATCAATGTTTTAATTAAAATTCACGTTGAAATGTGTAAGCCCAGTTTTTTATAAAATTTACTCACCTGCACTCGTTTGCCAGGTTTGTTCTTGACTCGTAATTCCTGATTCTTACCCCTCTTATTGCGCCAAATCATTACAGATAAACAAACTATGATGACTGTCCATATTCAACACCTTGCCTTCCAGCACACTTTGCCCTGCGCTGGCCGGGTTGTTGCCGCTGCCCAGCGGCCAGCTGCCTTTAGTATATAGGATACTGATACCCGCGGTACCAGCCAGGCTCAATCCAAAATCGGTACAGTTATTTTTGTTGAGGTTGTAGTTTTTTTGATCGTACTGCTTAATCACTTTGAGGATCCTTTTAAACCGTCGTTCAGATATGAATTTGCCCACGGTTTCATCCCAGCCGTGCTGCTCATCATTTTTAAAAACAGAGGCCGTAGTTGGGAAGAGTGGTGTGGCCGACAAAAAATGCTCTTTTTGGGGATAAAACCCAAACGATCTGGATACCGATGTTGAATCGGTATTATATTTAATAAGTGTTATAAAGGTATGCCCTACCTTACTCAATTTCACAAATATCTTGCGTTTGCCCGATACAGGTTGTGATATATGGATCAGCATCGCGTAAGCTGAAGCTTTTTTGCCATCATCAAAGGGGTCAACAATATTGGCCAATTTTATAGGTGGCGATTTTACTTCACGGTTGGTGGTGTAGATGTAGTTGTTTGAATCGGCCAGTATTTGCTCATCGATATGGTTAATAGTCAACAAACTGGTAACTGAAGTGTCCCGCTGTAAAGCTGCCAGGGTAGATACAGGTTTACGCTCCGTTATATAGGTACTGTCCAAAGCAGCGGAATCAATCAAATGCGTATTTGTATCCGGATCCCCTACCGGCAGTGTTTTAAAATAACATTTCATCGCCAGCGAATACATCCGCAGCCGGGCAAATATATTGGCCATATGATAATAGAACTTATGGCTGCGTTTTTTGTCGGCTGTAATGACTACTAACTGATTGGACTTTAAAAGATCAGCAACGGGACGGGCGTCATGCTTTTTGCCGTAAACATCCAGATCGGCTACCTTTTGCAGATAATTATCTTCGTCAAAGTCGGCAGCGTTAAGGGTATTATCCGGAGTAGCGTCGGGCTTTTTCAGATTATTAGCAGCAATTACCCGACTATGCACACCATCCGAGTCGACCCGTAATTGCGCATATCTCACTACCGGGGCATCCTGTGCATAAAGAGGTGTTTGCAGTGATAGTAATATAATGGCGCTATACCCTATCCATCGTAATAATACTTTCATTTCATTGCGGTTTGGTTGAACAAAACGGTTATTAAAAACAAAAGCCTTTCATAAAAACTGAAAGGCTCAACAACAAATATTGATCTGTATTTTATGCGCTGCCTTTACAATAACCGGGTGCTACAACACTTAACGTTGCATGCAGAGTTAATGATATGAGCAGCATTTGTAATCATATGGATACAAACATACAAATAGTCTATAAATTTAGTAGTTATTTTATAAAAAGAAATTTGTACTCTTGTTTAGCCATAGCATTTAAGGGCTTGTTATATGAATACTTACGCTTTAATTACCGGAGCCAGCAAAGGCATAGGCAGGGCATTGGCTCTACAGCTCGCAAAAAAAGGTTATCCGGTTTTACTGGTGGCCCGCTCCAGAGATGAACTGCAGGCACTGGCAACCGAAATAATAACCACCTACCAGATACAGGCGCGGTGGCTGGCTATTGATCTGTCTGATAGCGACGCCCCGGAAAAGGTTGTAAAATGGTGTACCGATAATGCCTACGCTGTATCTGTGCTGATCAATAACGCTGGCTATGGCGTTTGGGGCAGTTTTGAAAGCGTAGACATAGCTGGGCAGCTCAACGTGATCGATTTAAATATCAATGCGTTGGTAAAATTAACGCATGGGGCTATCCCTCTATTAAAACAACAAGCACAGGCTTATATATTAAATGTAGGCAGTACGGCCGCCTACCAGGCTGTGCCTACCTTGGGGGTTTATTCGGCCACAAAAGCTTTTGTGTTATCATTTACCCGGGCTTTAAGATATGAACTTAAAGGCACTACTATATCGGTAAGCTGCCTGAGCCCAGGTCCTACGGATACCGGTTTTGCCCATCGCGCAGGTTTGGATGCCTTTGCCGACCTGGCGGCTAAATTCAATATGCAACCAGAGGAAGTTGCTGCAATAGGATTAAAAGGAATGTTCAACAAAAAGGCCGAGATTGTACCCGGCCTGTTGAACAAGCTTTCGGTGATAGGCGCCCGGCACCTACCCAAAGCCCTTATTGAAAAAATAGGTGGGGATCTGTATAAGAGTAAGTAAACAATGAACAGCGCATCATCTTAATGCGCTGTTCGAAGTCTCTGACTTCGGACGACTATGTCTGTAGTTTTAAACTACAGACACCTGGTTTAATGTTTTCCTGTAGTCTGAAGACTACAAGCATATTGGTTCGAAGTCAGAGACTTCGAACAGCGCGGGAACTATCTTAAAGAGACGAAAGATTAAAAACAAGATAAAAGAACTCCACTTTTACCCTCTTTCCGCCACAGGCGAAGAGAGGGTCGCCCAACGAAGTGTAGGCGGGGTGAGTCGACACAGCGCGATACCTGAATTATATCCAATAGCCCCTATTTCTAAAATATATTTCCATAATTATTTGTTTTTCCCAAATCACTTATTACATTTGCATTGTCTATTAAATCTATAGACATTATATATCAAATAATTGACAACACAAAATTTACATATAACCAACGCATGTTACATGCGAATGCCTTTCCCCAAAAAGGTAATGGTTTGTTGTTGTTGATCTTTTTCTCCTCAATACATACTACAATACAATTACCTGCTATTGCATAGCTGGGGATTTCCGCACCATTTTTTTACTATTTACAATTTAAACATGAGTACCGTATATAAAAAATTCACTTTAGGCGATAAG
This window of the Mucilaginibacter inviolabilis genome carries:
- a CDS encoding aldose 1-epimerase family protein, translating into MTVLENEFLKVAIDLKGAQLSSFYNKQTGIEHLWQANPDIWPWHSPNLFPVVGGLINNQLLVEGQPYEMGRHGFARQSEFILLEADEVSASFSLPYCEKTLQVYPYKFDYQVLYMLIDNSLRVTHKVINLDKKTIYFSVGAHPAFNIPFFKDENYEDYYLEFETDEHLEANMLSADGFFTGETHPVATPGNKLHLTRHLFDADALVFKQLNSRMVSIKSKKHDQSVSVEFPHYNYLGVWAKPGADFVCIEPWLGCADTQDHHVNINKKEAIQTLHAGHVFEAPYFISL
- a CDS encoding DNA gyrase/topoisomerase IV subunit A, with translation MSEDLNQNDIPDSNEQKLHNVTSLDGLYENWFLDYASYVILDRAVPHINDGLKPVQRRILHSLKEMDDGRFNKAANVIGNTMKYHPHGDASIGDAMVQIGQKNLLIDCQGNWGDPVTGDSAAAPRYIEARLSKFALDVVFNADTTVWQASYDGRNKEPITLPVKFPLLLAQGAEGIAVGLATKILPHNFIELLDASIAVLKGERPNLLPDFPTGGMADASLYNEGQRGGKIRVRAKIVERDKKTLAITEIPFSTTTGSLIDSVISANDKGKIKIKKIEDNTAQNVEIIIHLAPGISPDVTIDALYAFTDCEVSISPNTCVIQDDKPRFMSVNDMLNESTFFTKDLLKQELEIRLKELMERIFFSSLLKIFIQEGMYKHPEYENSGNFEAVLEVLNRLFEPFFPQFYREILPEDYKKLIDKPMSSITRFDVKKADELMKTLENEIKQVKHHLKHLTDYTIAWFEKLKEKYGKDRERKTELRTFDKVEAAQVALANVKLYVNREDGFIGSGLKKDELVGDCSDIDEIIVFRADGRCIITKVQDKVFVGKEIIHVAVFKKNDERTVYNMIYKDGTSGISYIKRFSVVGVTRDKEYDLTKGTKGTKVLYFSANPNGEAEVVNVQLKPHSKLKKLQFDEDFATLAIKGRGSMGNIITKYPVKKIILKSKGISTLAGRKIWYDDILKRLNADSRGKYLGEFDGDDRILNVLSNGVYELTSFDLNNHFDDKMILIEKYNPKKVYSVIHLDGKSKNYMVKRFSFELIALGKQVSIISEEAGSKLILMAKESPLVSVVQLKGKDQTPETIEVNLAELIDVKGMKAMGNRLSQFPVKSVELIADSEGVDEPVDTEEPETELDEEAGAEEPVDQLSGDESEPEIVQPKAKWQASPVQPAAPKQEPKEPEDKEAEPSDDQPKEVHKKVDFEITNPDDIQLDDKGQLGLF
- a CDS encoding SDR family NAD(P)-dependent oxidoreductase; protein product: MNTYALITGASKGIGRALALQLAKKGYPVLLVARSRDELQALATEIITTYQIQARWLAIDLSDSDAPEKVVKWCTDNAYAVSVLINNAGYGVWGSFESVDIAGQLNVIDLNINALVKLTHGAIPLLKQQAQAYILNVGSTAAYQAVPTLGVYSATKAFVLSFTRALRYELKGTTISVSCLSPGPTDTGFAHRAGLDAFADLAAKFNMQPEEVAAIGLKGMFNKKAEIVPGLLNKLSVIGARHLPKALIEKIGGDLYKSK